Part of the Spiribacter salinus M19-40 genome, GCCGCCCAGCGCTGCTCAGTGACGCCAGTCGCGCCGGCCCGAGGACCGCGGCATAGGCTGGAATGAATAGAATGGTGAGGACAAAGGCAAGCAGAATGCCACCCGCGACGAACAGCCCAAAGACTTGAACCGGTGGTATCGGCGTGAACGCAAGGGAGGCGAATCCGATCGCTGAGGTGACCGAGGTGTAGAGCATGGGCGTGAATAAATGGCCCATGACCTCTTTCATGGTTTCCCGCGCGCCGCGCTCCGGCCGGTAGCGATCGGCAAACTCCGAGATGATATGCACCGAGTCCACCACAGCGATCGGCATGAGAAAGATGGGAATCATTGAGCTCATGATGTGCACGGTGTACCCCATCCCAATCAGCGTCCCCACCGTGGTGAGCACGACGGCGAACGCCATCAGCATGGGCGCGATCACCAGGGTGACTGAGCGGAAGAACCACCACATCAATGCGAAGATCACCAGCGCGGCAAGCGGTGCGGAAATGGCCATCTGGATGAACATCTCCACCCCGAAGGTATCCTCAGCCACTGGCAGCCCGGTGATGTGGTGGGTGTCTGTAACATCCAGATCAGCGATCAGTGATCGGATTTCGCCGGCAATCCGGTAACTCTGGTCCTTGGCCTCGATCGGGACATAGAGCGCGGTCGCCTCGCCATCGCCCGAAACGAGTGTGTCGCGGTACAAGGGCAGATCGAGGGTGTTGTCACGCACATCCCGTGCGGCCTGTGCGTCAGCCGGTGGGCGGTTCATCATCCATTCAAAACGGATGGTGCCTGGGCCCGCCTGCTCGATGTTGTCCACCGTGGCCAGCGAGAGCAGATCCTGCCGAATCACCCCGTCGATCTCGGCAATGCCCTCACTCAGGCGATGCACGCCCTCCAGCGAGCGAGGATTGAAGACGCCCTGCTCATGCGACTCATTCACCACCCCCACCACGATCATGTCGTGGAGGTTGAACTGATCCTTTATCACGTTGTGGCGTACGCGATCCGCCTGCTCTGCCGGGAGCATATTCTCGGGATCGGTATCGATCTCGATGAGTGGAATCAGCGCGGTCCCGATCAGCGTGAGAATCAGCGTGGTGAGAAACACGACGCGCGGGTGGTGCATGGCCAGCGTGGCGAGTCGGCGACCCATGAGTGCTCCTGTCAGGTTTTTATTTACTATATGCGTGCATACTCATATAGTAAAGACGACAAGCGTGTTTGAGGGTTGCCGTCATGGCGCAAAACAAGTCCATGGAGCTGATCGCGCAGTACTTCCGGGTACTTGGCGATGCGCAGCGGCTGCGGATACTGCATTGCCTGCGCTCGGGGGAGCATACGGTGGGGCAAATCGCCGAGTTGACCGGCGCGAATCAGTCGAACGTCTCGAAGCACCTGGCGCTGTTGCGCTCCAGTGGGCTGGTGGGACGCCGCCAGGAGGGCAATCGCGCGTGGTTCGGTATCACCGCGCCGTTTATCTTCGAGCTTTGCGAGATTGTGTGCGACGGGGCTCGCGAGCGCCTCGAACACGAGCGCTCGCAGCTTGCGCTGATCGATTAACCGTCTCTTGCCCGAGTGCCGTCAGATTTCGGAGTTGCGTTATACTGACCGGCTAACGCGCTTCGGAGACGATGCCAATGACCGTGCAGAGTCCATTCGCGGGCGCCTCGACCCGGCCCGAAACCGAGGCTCAGCCCGCCCGGGCGGCCTCCTCGATCCGTATTGAGGGACTGAGTAAGTCGTTCGATGGGGCGGTTAGTGCGCTCAGCGACATTACGCTCGAGATCAATCCCGGTGAGTTTTTCACGCTCCTTGGGCCTTCTGGATGTGGAAAGACCACGCTGCTCCGTCTCCTTGCCGGGCTTGAGTCGCCAGATGCGGGCACGATTTATATTGGCGACCAGCCGATGGCCGGCGTTCCGGCGCACCGCCGCAGCGTCAACACGGTTTTCCAGTCTTATGCGCTTTTCCCCCATCGGAATGTTCGGCGCAACATTGCGTTTGGCCTGCAGATGCGTGGCACGGATGCTGCAGAGATCGATCGTCGCGTCGAGGCCATGGCCGCTTTAATCGGCATTGAATCCTTACTCGAGCGCGGTGTGCATCAACTCTCCGGGGGGCAGCGTCAGCGGGTGGCTCTCGCCCGTGCACTGGTTAACGAACCTGATGTCCTGCTGCTTGATGAACCGCTATCGGCCTTGGATGCGGGGCTGCGCGGCCGCCTGCAGGTCGAACTCAAACGCCTGCAGGATCAACTCGGTATGACCTTCGTGTTCGTGACCCACGATCAGGAAGAGGCGATGGTCATGAGTGATCGCATGGCCGTCCTCGATGGTGGCGAAATTGCCCAGGTGGGAACGCCACAGGCGATTTATGAGCAACCCAGTGACCTCTTTGTCGCCCGTTTCATGGGCCATGAAAACCTCCTGCCGATTACCCACCAAGACGATGAGGGGATCGAGACCGCCCTAGGGCGGATTGAGGGTGTTTTCACCGCGGGAAGCCACCTCCTGTTGCGGCCTGAGGCCCTGAAACTGCACGCGACTCCGCAGGCAGCGCGTCCGCATTTTGAGGCGCAAGTCATCGAGTGCCTTTACCGTGGACCGGTGACCGACTATCGGTTGCGTTGCGGAGAGGCCCAAATCGCCGTGCGCTGCGGTAACGAAGGTCAACGGCGGCCCGGCGTGGGTGAAACCGTTCAGGTGGAGGTTGCCCCGGCGGGCACCGCCACTTTGCAGGGCTGAGGCCGACATCCGTTGCTGAAATCCGCTCGAGACAGCCTCCATCTGCTGGCTATCGTCGCGCCAGGGGCGCTTTTTATCGTCGTGTTTCTGGTGCTGCCGAGCCTCTATCTCATGGGGATGGCTTTTACGAGCACGGGGCCCTCGGGTCTTCCCGCATTGCCGTTCAGTCTGCAGGCGTTCCGCGAGCTTGCCGGGTTCGGTTTTCTTGGCTGGAGTCCGGGTAACCTCTACACGCTGTTGCGGTCGGTCTGGCAGACATTTCTGGCAACGGCGCTGGTCATCCTGCTGGCTTATCCCGCGGCCTATTACATCGCCTCCCGCCCGACCCGTTGGCGACCGCTGCTGTTGCTGGCCGTCGTGGTGCCGTCCTGGACAAATCAGGTGATCCGCTCAGTTGGGTGGATGAATCTCTTCGCTCCGGGAACACCCATCTCCGATTTTGCGGTGCTGATCGGGCTGACCGAGCCACGGATGGGGCTGTTTCCCTCTCAGTTCGCGGTGATCGTGGGGTTGGTCTATAACTTTCTGCCGTTCATGGTGCTGCCGCTCTATGCCGCGTTTGAGCGGCTTGATCATGCCCAGGTTGAGGCGGCGCGTGATCTGTTCGCCTCACCGCTCGCGGTGTTTCGGCATGCGGTGTTCCCGCAGACCCTGCCCGGATTGATGGCCGGTACCGTTTTGGTGGCCATTCCCGCATTCGGTATGTACGTGGTTACCGAGCTGCTCGGCGGCGGCAAGGCGACGATGATCGGCAACCTCGTCGCGCGGCAGTTCGCCGATGCGACCAACTGGCCCCTGGGCGCGGCCGGCGCCATTCTCATGATCTTGGCGACGGTCGGCGGGCTTTGGGTGCTCCGGCGACTCGGTCGACGGCTCGGCGGCGATCGGGAGGTTGTCCTATGAGCGCGACGCTAGAGCGCAGCCTGCGGGCATTCTGGATTGTGTTGATGGTGTTTCTGTATGCGCCACTGGCCGTCGTGGTGTTTTTTTCATTTAACGCGATCAATTCCTCGGCCCGCTTTGCCGGCTTTTCACTGCGCTGGTACGAACGGCTGTTCAGCAATGAGGCGATCCTTTCAGCGCTGGCAAACACGGCGATCCTGGCCACCACATCGACCGTGCTCGGCGTGGCCATCGGTTTGCTACTGGGTTATGGGCTTTATCGCTATCGGCATCGCCGGCTGGCCTGGCTTATCTGGTTGATTTATCTGCCGGTGATCATGCCGGATATTGTGTTCGGGCTATCGGAGATGACGTTTTTCGTCACCCTGGATCAGCGCTTCGGCATCTTGAGCCCGGGGCTCGGCACCATGGTCATCGCACACGTGACCTTTCAGGTACCGTTTGTTGCCTTGCTGGTGCATGCACGCTTGCTCTCGCTCGACCCACAGCTTTTCGAGGCCTGTCACGACCTGTATGCGAGTCCTTGGCAGCGGGCGCGCTTTTTCATCCTGCCCGTACTGACGCCGGCGATCGTGGCGAGCCTGCTGCTGGCGCTCACGCTGTCGATTGATGATTTTGTGATCAGCTTCTTTACCGCGGGCCCGGATAGCACCACACTCCCGATTTACATTTGGAGTGCGATCAAAAAAGGCGTTACCCCCGAGGTGAATGCCATTGCCACGCTGATGATTGTCGGCGTTTTCCTGGTGGCGTTAAGCAGCCTTGTGTTGCAGCGGCGCCCCGATCCGTCAGATCCATCGTAAGGGAGATCCATGCAATGACCGCTCGTATCGCTTGCCGCTGCTTCATGCTCCTCAGCCTGTTGGTGCCATTGGCCTCTGTCTCGGCTGAGGACGCCGATACGCTGTACCTGTTTAATTGGTCGCAGTACATGGACCCTTCCATTATCGAGGCGTTTGAAGCCGAGCATGAGGTTGAAGTGGTAGAGAACTACTTCAACTCGAACGGGGAGATGTTCTCAAAGCTGCAGGCGGGCGGGGTGAGTCAGTACGACGTGGTTGTGCCCTCGAACTACTACGTGCCCCGGTTGATTGAGAGCGACCTGGTTCAGCGCCTGGACAAAGCGCAGATTCCGAACCTTGATAACTTGATGGAAACGTTTATTGACCCGGCGTATGACCCGGGCAATGACTACTCCGCTGCCTATCAATGGGGCACCACCGGGCTGGTCTATGACCGCAGCGCGCTTGGCGAGCAGCCAGCAAGCTGGTCTGTGCTGTTCGATCCCGATGTTAATCCTGACGCGCCGTTTGCGGTGCCGGAGGATGGCCAGGTCACCCTGGGCGCGGCCTGTGCGTATCTGGGCCACGGTTATGACTGCACTGATCGTGATGCACTGGAGGAGGCAGCTCGACTGGTGCTGGATGCCAAGGCGCGGGATAACTTCGCTGGGTTTATCCAGGGCACGCCCGTGCTCCAGCAGCTTGTACGTGGATCGGTCAGTGCCGGGATGACCTTCAATGGCGACTATTTTTATCTGAAGGAAGAGGATCCCGAGGGGTTTGCCGACATTGAGTTCGTGATCCCGGAAGAGGGGGCGGAGATCTGGGTCGACACCATGATGATTCCGGCCGATGCCCCGAATCCTGAGCTCGCCCACGCCTTCATCAACTTCATCCTGGATGCGGAAGTGGGGGCACAGCTGTCGAACTGGAACTACTACTCGAGCCCGAATGCGGCAGCGTTACCGCTGCTGAATGAAGTGCTCCAGGCGCCGCCGATCTCACCCACTGATGAGACAATGGAGACGCTGGCGTTCACCCCAAGCCTCATGGGCGATGAGCTGCAGTTTCTCCAGCAGATCTGGCGCGAGGTCGAGTCTCGCTAGCCGAGTACCGGCAGGACGCCGCCGGTCATCGCTGTCAGCCATCCCCCAAGAGCTAAGTAGGGCCCGAAGGGGATGGCCTGACCGGCCTCGAGGCGCCGGGTGATCAGACCAACCAGTGCTACGAGCAGGGCGGCGAGTGATGCGAGGAGGGCAGTGGTGATCAGTCCCTCGGGGCCGGTCCACGCGCCGATCATGGCAAAGAGCTTGAAATCACCGAAACCCATGCCATCGCGCCCGCGCAAGCGCCCATATCCCGCGTTGATCAGCCACAGGGCGCTATATCCGGCCGCTGCGCTAAGGATAGCGAGTGCGGGTGAGGTCAGTGCCGCCGGTGTGAGGCTCAATAGCAGTCCCAGCCACAGGCCGGAAAGCGTCAGGCTGTCGGGCAGTAGCTGGGTTTCGAAGTCGATGACGGCAAGGGCCAGTAACCACCACGTAAAGATCAGTAGGCCAGCGGCGCTTGCCGTCACCCCAAACTGCAGCACCACGGCCACGGTGACAGCAGCGCCCAGCAACTCCGTGATCGGGTAGCGAGCGCTGATGGCAGCATGGCAGTCGCGGCAGTGCCCTTTCAGGCGCAAGTAGCTGAGGATGGGGACGTTGTCAGCGATGCGAATCGGGTGATGGCATGCAGGACAACGCGACCCGGGCCAGGCAATACCAGGCGGCCGAACGCCAGAATCTGCGGGCGGCGTGTCAGGCGCTTGTGCCCAGTCATAAGCGAGCCGGGCAGGTATCCGGGAAGCCACCACGTTGAGAAAACTGCCAACGATGGCACCAAAAAGGCATGCGCTTAGAATTAACGTCATTGCGGGTTCTTTACTCGCGACACCGGCTCTGATTTGCAGAGCGTATCGGATCTCGAGCGAGCGTGGTGTGATGACGTTATCAGTCGAAAGATTGGCTCCCCGGGACGGATTCGAACCGCCGACCCAGTGATTAACAGTCACTCGCTCTACCGCTGAGCTACCGGGGAAATGACGCTGTCATCGAAGCGCGTAGTGTAGCGCCTCGGGCCGCGCCGTCAACCGACGCGGCCTGCAAGCACCGCTCCTACACGCGGCCAAACACGCCCTCGAGGCGGTCCATGGCCTTTTCAAGGTTCTCCATGCTCGTGGCATAGGAGATCCGCATGTGGCCAGGCAGGCCAAAGGCGGTGCCAGGCACCAACGCGACGTTCGCCTCACCAATCAGGTACTCGGCAAGCGCCGTGTCATTCTCTACCCCATCCAGTGCGGCGATGGCACCGCTGACGTTCGGATAGGCGTAGAACGTGCCATCGCCCACAATGCAGCTCACGCCCTGCATGGCATTCAAACGCTCGACCACATAGTCGTGGCGCTCACGAAAGGCCTTGACCATGGGCCCGATGACCGACTGATCGCCATCGAGGGCAGCCACGGATGCCGCCTGCGAGATGGAGCTGGCATTGGATGTGCTCTGCGACTGGATCTTTTTCATGGCGCCGATGACTGGCGCGGGACCCGCCGCGTACCCGATACGCCAGCCCGTCATGGCATAGCCCTTGGAGACGCCATTCACCACCACCGTGCGCTCAGTGAGATCGGGACAGGCCATGACGATGTTGGCGAAGCCCTCGTCGGTCCAGAGGATTTCCTCGTAGATGTCATCGCTGGCGATCACAACATCGGGGTACCGTCGAAGCACCTCGCCGAGGGCCTCGAACTCGGCGCGGGAGTAGGCGCTGCCCGTCGGGTTCGAGGGGCTGTTCAGCACGACGATGCGGGTGCGATCGGTGATCGCTGCATCGAGCTGATCTGGCGTGATCTTGAAGCGCTGGGACTGGTCCGCTTCCACCACCACCGGTGTGGCGCCGGCGAGCAGGGCCATATCCGGATATGACACCCAGTACGGCGCGGGGATCACCACCTCATCGCCCTCATCGAGCAGGGCCATGAACAGGTTGTAGAGACTCTGCTTGGCCCCGGAGGAGACAAGGATCTGGTTCGCCTCATAGTGCAGCCCGTTGTCCCGCTCGAACTTGGCCTGAATGGCTTTTTTCAGGGCCGGGGTGCCGTCAACGGCGGTGTAGCGGGTCTGGCCCGCACGAATCGCCTCAATGGCCGCGGCGCTGATATGCTCCGGGGTGTCGAAGTCGGGTTCGCCGGCGCCCAGGCCGATGATGTCGTGACCGGCGGCGCGCATTTCCGCGGCCCGGGCCGTGACGGCCATGGTGGGCGAGGGCTTGACGCGCTGAACGCGCTCGGCAAGTTGAATATCCAAGGATCGCCTCCATTTCTTGATCTCTGCGTAGATGATACGCCAAACCGGAACAGGCCTGCATTGCCATGACCGACGAAACACGCCATTTCAGGCTCGAAAGCGAGTTCGAACCGGCTGGAGATCAGCCGACCGCCATTGCCTCGCTGGCTGACAGTTTGCGCGCTCGCGGCGATCATCAGACGTTGCTCGGTGTCACCGGCTCGGGCAAGACTTTCACGATGGCGAGCCTGATCGCCCAGGAGCAGCGCCCCGCCGTCATTCTGGCGCCGAACAAGACGCTGGCCGCGCAGCTGTATGGCGAGATGAAGGCGTTCTTCCCGGACAATGCCGTGGAGTATTTCGTCTCCTATTACGATTACTATCAGCCCGAGGCCTATGTGCCGTCCTCGGACACCTTCATTGAAAAAGACGCCTCGGTGAACGAGCACATCGAGCAGATGCGCCTGTCGGCCACCAAGGCCATCCTGGAGCGCCGTGACACCATCATCGTGGCCTCGGTGTCCTCGATTTACGGTCTCGGTGACCCGAGCGCTTACCTCAAGATGGTCCTGCATCTTACCCAGGGCGAGCAGGTGGATCAGCGCCGCATCCTGCGCCGCCTCGCCCAACTCCAGTACGCCCGTAACGACCATGACTTCTCCCGCGGCACTTACCGCGCCCGGGGCGATGTGATCGACATCTTCCCGGCGGAGTCCGAGGACGAGGCGGTGCGCGTCGAGCTCTTCGATGACGAGGTGGAGAGCCTCGCCTGGTTCGACCCGCTCACCGGCGAGGTGCTGCGGCGGGTGCCACGGCTTACGATCTACCCGAAATCCCATTACGTAACCCCGCGGGAGACGGTCCTGGAGGCCGTGGAGAAGATCAAGGTTGAGCTCAAGGAGCGGCTCGACGAGCTGCAGAAGGCCGGCCGACTCCTCGAAGCACAGCGCTTGGAGCAGCGCACCCAGTTCGATCTCGAGATGATGAAGGAGCTTGGCTACTGCAACGGCATCGAGAACTACTCGCGGTATCTGTCCGGGCGTGGCCCGGGAGAGCCGCCACCGTGCCTGTTCGACTACGTGCCTGAGGATGCCATTCTTTTTATCGACGAATCCCACGTCACCGTCAGTCAGGTGGGCGGGATGTATCGCGGTGACCGCGCGCGAAAGGAGACCCTGGTCGAATACGGCTTTCGCCTGCCCTCAGCGCTCGACAATCGGCCGCTCAAGTTCGAGGAATTTGATGACATCGCGCCGCAGCGGATTTACGTGTCCGCCACCCCGGGGCCTTACGAACAGAAACACTCCACTGTCGTCGCTGAGCAGGTGGTGCGGCCGACCGGGCTCGTGGACCCCGCTGTCGAGGTGCGCCCGGCGGGCACGCAGGTGGATGACGTGCTCGGTGAGATCCGCGAGCGCAGCGATGCCGGCGAGCGGGTTCTGGTCACCACGCTCACCAAGCGGATGTCGGAGGATTTGACGGAGTATCTTTCCGAGAATGGGGTGCGGGTGCGCTACCTCCACTCGGATATCGATACCGTCGAGCGCACGGAGATCATTCGTGACCTGCGCCTGGGCGAATTTGACGTGCTGGTGGGGATTAACCTGTTGCGCGAGGGGCTCGATATCCCCGAAGTCTCACTGGTCGCGATACTGGATGCCGACAAGGAGGGCTTCCTGCGCGCGGAGCGCTCGCTTATCCAGACCATCGGGCGTGCGGCGCGCAACGTCAATGGCCGGGCAATCCTCTATGCCGACGTGATCACCGACTCCATGCGCCGGGCGATGGATGAAACCGAGCGGCGTCGGGAAAAGCAGGTCGCGCACAATACCGAACATGGCATCACGCCTCAGGGTATTCGCAAGGCCATTGCCGATGTCATGGAGCGGGGCGGCGCGAGTGCGCCAGATACCGCCGAGCACTATGCCGAGGTCGCCGAGGAGGCAAAGGCCTACGCCGATCTGACCACGGCTCAAGCGGTCAAGCGGATCAAGGAACTCGAGCAGAAAATGCACCAGCATGCCCGCAACCTCGAGTTCGAGGAGGCAGGCAAGCTGCGTGATGAGATCAAGCGCCTACAGCGGCATGCCTTGGGCGAGCCCGCGCGGAATACAGCCTAGCCCCAGAGGCTAAGCTCAGTCGCGATCAATCGCGAACGGGGACCATGCTTGGCGTGTGGCCATAATCTCCATGCGGTTGATGTTGACGTGTTCCGGCAGTGTCGCCACATGGA contains:
- a CDS encoding ABC transporter permease, coding for MSATLERSLRAFWIVLMVFLYAPLAVVVFFSFNAINSSARFAGFSLRWYERLFSNEAILSALANTAILATTSTVLGVAIGLLLGYGLYRYRHRRLAWLIWLIYLPVIMPDIVFGLSEMTFFVTLDQRFGILSPGLGTMVIAHVTFQVPFVALLVHARLLSLDPQLFEACHDLYASPWQRARFFILPVLTPAIVASLLLALTLSIDDFVISFFTAGPDSTTLPIYIWSAIKKGVTPEVNAIATLMIVGVFLVALSSLVLQRRPDPSDPS
- a CDS encoding prepilin peptidase, whose translation is MTLILSACLFGAIVGSFLNVVASRIPARLAYDWAQAPDTPPADSGVRPPGIAWPGSRCPACHHPIRIADNVPILSYLRLKGHCRDCHAAISARYPITELLGAAVTVAVVLQFGVTASAAGLLIFTWWLLALAVIDFETQLLPDSLTLSGLWLGLLLSLTPAALTSPALAILSAAAGYSALWLINAGYGRLRGRDGMGFGDFKLFAMIGAWTGPEGLITTALLASLAALLVALVGLITRRLEAGQAIPFGPYLALGGWLTAMTGGVLPVLG
- a CDS encoding ABC transporter ATP-binding protein translates to MTVQSPFAGASTRPETEAQPARAASSIRIEGLSKSFDGAVSALSDITLEINPGEFFTLLGPSGCGKTTLLRLLAGLESPDAGTIYIGDQPMAGVPAHRRSVNTVFQSYALFPHRNVRRNIAFGLQMRGTDAAEIDRRVEAMAALIGIESLLERGVHQLSGGQRQRVALARALVNEPDVLLLDEPLSALDAGLRGRLQVELKRLQDQLGMTFVFVTHDQEEAMVMSDRMAVLDGGEIAQVGTPQAIYEQPSDLFVARFMGHENLLPITHQDDEGIETALGRIEGVFTAGSHLLLRPEALKLHATPQAARPHFEAQVIECLYRGPVTDYRLRCGEAQIAVRCGNEGQRRPGVGETVQVEVAPAGTATLQG
- a CDS encoding ABC transporter permease, yielding MLKSARDSLHLLAIVAPGALFIVVFLVLPSLYLMGMAFTSTGPSGLPALPFSLQAFRELAGFGFLGWSPGNLYTLLRSVWQTFLATALVILLAYPAAYYIASRPTRWRPLLLLAVVVPSWTNQVIRSVGWMNLFAPGTPISDFAVLIGLTEPRMGLFPSQFAVIVGLVYNFLPFMVLPLYAAFERLDHAQVEAARDLFASPLAVFRHAVFPQTLPGLMAGTVLVAIPAFGMYVVTELLGGGKATMIGNLVARQFADATNWPLGAAGAILMILATVGGLWVLRRLGRRLGGDREVVL
- a CDS encoding pyridoxal phosphate-dependent aminotransferase; translated protein: MDIQLAERVQRVKPSPTMAVTARAAEMRAAGHDIIGLGAGEPDFDTPEHISAAAIEAIRAGQTRYTAVDGTPALKKAIQAKFERDNGLHYEANQILVSSGAKQSLYNLFMALLDEGDEVVIPAPYWVSYPDMALLAGATPVVVEADQSQRFKITPDQLDAAITDRTRIVVLNSPSNPTGSAYSRAEFEALGEVLRRYPDVVIASDDIYEEILWTDEGFANIVMACPDLTERTVVVNGVSKGYAMTGWRIGYAAGPAPVIGAMKKIQSQSTSNASSISQAASVAALDGDQSVIGPMVKAFRERHDYVVERLNAMQGVSCIVGDGTFYAYPNVSGAIAALDGVENDTALAEYLIGEANVALVPGTAFGLPGHMRISYATSMENLEKAMDRLEGVFGRV
- a CDS encoding ArsR/SmtB family transcription factor, which codes for MAQNKSMELIAQYFRVLGDAQRLRILHCLRSGEHTVGQIAELTGANQSNVSKHLALLRSSGLVGRRQEGNRAWFGITAPFIFELCEIVCDGARERLEHERSQLALID
- the uvrB gene encoding excinuclease ABC subunit UvrB; this translates as MTDETRHFRLESEFEPAGDQPTAIASLADSLRARGDHQTLLGVTGSGKTFTMASLIAQEQRPAVILAPNKTLAAQLYGEMKAFFPDNAVEYFVSYYDYYQPEAYVPSSDTFIEKDASVNEHIEQMRLSATKAILERRDTIIVASVSSIYGLGDPSAYLKMVLHLTQGEQVDQRRILRRLAQLQYARNDHDFSRGTYRARGDVIDIFPAESEDEAVRVELFDDEVESLAWFDPLTGEVLRRVPRLTIYPKSHYVTPRETVLEAVEKIKVELKERLDELQKAGRLLEAQRLEQRTQFDLEMMKELGYCNGIENYSRYLSGRGPGEPPPCLFDYVPEDAILFIDESHVTVSQVGGMYRGDRARKETLVEYGFRLPSALDNRPLKFEEFDDIAPQRIYVSATPGPYEQKHSTVVAEQVVRPTGLVDPAVEVRPAGTQVDDVLGEIRERSDAGERVLVTTLTKRMSEDLTEYLSENGVRVRYLHSDIDTVERTEIIRDLRLGEFDVLVGINLLREGLDIPEVSLVAILDADKEGFLRAERSLIQTIGRAARNVNGRAILYADVITDSMRRAMDETERRREKQVAHNTEHGITPQGIRKAIADVMERGGASAPDTAEHYAEVAEEAKAYADLTTAQAVKRIKELEQKMHQHARNLEFEEAGKLRDEIKRLQRHALGEPARNTA
- a CDS encoding ABC transporter substrate-binding protein, which produces MTARIACRCFMLLSLLVPLASVSAEDADTLYLFNWSQYMDPSIIEAFEAEHEVEVVENYFNSNGEMFSKLQAGGVSQYDVVVPSNYYVPRLIESDLVQRLDKAQIPNLDNLMETFIDPAYDPGNDYSAAYQWGTTGLVYDRSALGEQPASWSVLFDPDVNPDAPFAVPEDGQVTLGAACAYLGHGYDCTDRDALEEAARLVLDAKARDNFAGFIQGTPVLQQLVRGSVSAGMTFNGDYFYLKEEDPEGFADIEFVIPEEGAEIWVDTMMIPADAPNPELAHAFINFILDAEVGAQLSNWNYYSSPNAAALPLLNEVLQAPPISPTDETMETLAFTPSLMGDELQFLQQIWREVESR